One genomic window of Evansella cellulosilytica DSM 2522 includes the following:
- a CDS encoding YitT family protein, with protein MSKLFEGIRLKPIFIILIGTLVFAFGIIHFNLENGLAHGGFTGITLLLYYLFTIEPSLSNLLLNIPLFLIGYKLFGRLMLIYSLIGTFSLSVSLRLFELYPVTHLPLQDDMILVSVFAGVFAGTGLGMILRAGGTTGGVDILARLAEKYFGMSLGKFMFGFDAFVITISLIQITLTNAMYTLITVFIASRVIDFIIEGASAAKSTMIISSKTEELSKAIIERMSRGSTVLTGRGSFTADEREILYCVVNRSELIQLKNLIHEVDPYAFFSINDVKEVSGEGFTFDNKRRPLKPS; from the coding sequence GTGTCGAAGCTATTTGAAGGGATTCGTTTAAAACCCATCTTCATTATTTTAATTGGAACGTTAGTTTTTGCATTTGGAATCATACACTTTAACTTAGAAAATGGCCTGGCTCACGGTGGATTTACTGGTATTACTCTTTTACTTTATTATTTATTTACGATCGAGCCGTCCCTTTCAAATCTATTACTAAACATTCCATTATTTTTAATAGGATATAAGTTATTTGGGAGATTAATGTTGATTTATAGTTTGATAGGAACCTTTTCCCTGTCGGTGTCCTTGCGATTGTTCGAACTGTACCCTGTCACTCACCTGCCGTTACAAGATGATATGATTCTCGTATCCGTTTTTGCAGGAGTATTCGCTGGGACCGGACTCGGAATGATTCTTCGCGCTGGTGGAACGACTGGGGGCGTTGATATTCTTGCCCGTTTAGCAGAAAAATATTTTGGAATGAGTCTCGGGAAATTTATGTTTGGCTTTGATGCCTTTGTCATAACTATTTCCCTCATTCAAATCACGCTTACAAACGCTATGTACACACTCATCACCGTGTTTATCGCTAGTCGCGTGATCGATTTCATAATAGAAGGGGCAAGTGCAGCAAAATCTACCATGATTATATCTTCAAAAACAGAAGAACTATCTAAGGCGATTATTGAACGAATGAGTCGTGGATCAACGGTGTTAACAGGTAGAGGAAGCTTTACTGCAGACGAACGGGAAATTTTATACTGTGTCGTCAACCGAAGCGAGCTTATCCAACTAAAAAACCTCATACATGAAGTCGATCCATATGCCTTCTTCTCCATCAACGATGTGAAAGAAGTATCTGGAGAAGGCTTTACCTTTGATAATAAGCGCCGCCCACTAAAGCCCTCCTAA
- a CDS encoding DEAD/DEAH box helicase family protein, with protein sequence MKEFPGNIQFCHPWRSYQQEVLDHLDHHLANKHLHLVAPPGSGKTVLGLEVMLRLGKPTLIVAPTLAIRNQWVSRFVELFLQANEQPTWISTDLRNPKFITVTTYQGLHSIFQKKGEKETSQDVIDDEEMDESSSEVDPTDKELAQQKLIDEQFQTLILDEAHHLRTSWWRTTLSFRNKLHDPTVVSLTATPPYDVGKSEWDKYMELCGPIDEEIEVAALVKEGDLCPHQDYVWMSEPSKKEKEPIDTFHQEAEELKKRLLENHDFQKLIESHPWIQSEEYVDEKLSNHGYFTSMILYLKEIGSEAWEQPFQLLNEKAKNLPNFDMEWTEELLTNMLYRDKWIDPKEEPMKSIRKQLSTIGALERRRVKLIATRAMERTLLHSVSKLDSITSIVSLEKQSKQESLRLVVLADYIYADDLPKDPSDNRPLIRLGVIPVFEKIRRELGEQCRLGVLTGSVVILPQDVVPILNEKHVNFNTEVLPHDDRYVKVTIRGASRQNIVSIVTDIFSQGKVDVLIGTTALLGEGWDAPSVNTLILASYVGTFMLTNQMRGRAIRTEQGNPEKAANIWHLVCVDSNTGDGGHDYYSLIRRFRSLKGLDEELPLISTGINRLRFPDSRFDQNAIELNNQEMARRASNRSRLMDRWQEAVQQGKAKREEVQVDKSFIPRPFVFHNTVKSLLIITLLIMADSLRAIGEGPRYSNLSQLGLALLIVLSIGVVLSSPFWWRALRIIWFNKSIESSMKQVGIAIYHSLYDTGMISTPPSQNIIHVHEMPGGFLKCSLEHGSTHEQILFFQSLQEVVDPIDNPRYIIHRQSGKRFWVRHDYHAVPHEIGRKKESAEILLNYWQKKVGKAELVFTRTPEGRKLLLKARMRAMSSKFVSRSERISVWK encoded by the coding sequence ATGAAAGAATTCCCCGGCAACATTCAGTTTTGTCATCCTTGGCGAAGTTATCAGCAAGAGGTCCTCGATCATCTAGATCACCACCTTGCAAATAAGCATCTTCACCTTGTTGCCCCGCCTGGATCTGGTAAAACGGTACTTGGACTTGAGGTCATGCTTCGCTTAGGAAAGCCAACCTTAATCGTCGCCCCTACACTAGCGATCAGAAATCAATGGGTGAGTCGATTTGTGGAACTGTTTTTACAAGCAAATGAACAGCCAACCTGGATTTCAACAGATTTGAGAAACCCAAAGTTTATTACAGTAACCACCTATCAAGGACTCCACTCCATTTTTCAGAAAAAAGGGGAAAAAGAAACAAGTCAAGATGTGATTGATGATGAGGAAATGGATGAGTCTTCAAGTGAAGTTGATCCGACTGACAAAGAGTTAGCGCAGCAAAAACTGATTGACGAGCAATTTCAAACACTGATTCTTGATGAAGCACATCATTTGCGCACAAGCTGGTGGAGAACGACGTTATCATTTCGTAATAAACTCCATGATCCAACCGTCGTTTCCTTAACTGCCACGCCTCCGTATGATGTTGGAAAATCAGAGTGGGATAAGTATATGGAGTTATGCGGCCCCATCGATGAAGAAATTGAAGTCGCTGCATTAGTAAAAGAAGGAGATTTATGTCCACATCAAGATTATGTTTGGATGTCTGAACCGTCAAAGAAAGAAAAGGAACCGATTGATACATTCCATCAAGAAGCAGAAGAACTCAAAAAGCGTTTACTCGAAAATCACGATTTTCAGAAGTTAATAGAGTCACACCCATGGATACAATCCGAGGAGTACGTAGATGAAAAGCTCTCCAATCACGGGTATTTTACGAGCATGATCCTTTATTTAAAGGAAATTGGAAGTGAGGCCTGGGAACAACCATTCCAGCTTCTCAATGAAAAAGCGAAAAACTTACCTAACTTTGATATGGAGTGGACAGAAGAGCTTTTAACGAACATGCTTTACCGGGATAAGTGGATCGATCCAAAAGAGGAACCAATGAAAAGTATCCGGAAGCAGCTATCAACGATCGGTGCATTGGAACGACGCAGAGTAAAGTTAATTGCGACGCGAGCGATGGAACGTACGTTGTTACATAGTGTATCGAAGTTAGACAGTATTACAAGTATCGTTTCACTTGAGAAACAATCAAAACAGGAATCTCTTCGTTTAGTTGTATTAGCCGATTACATCTATGCAGATGATCTGCCGAAAGATCCATCGGATAATAGACCTCTGATTCGCCTCGGGGTTATACCTGTTTTTGAAAAAATCAGAAGGGAACTCGGTGAACAGTGTCGCCTAGGCGTTTTAACAGGATCAGTTGTTATCTTACCTCAGGATGTTGTTCCGATTTTAAATGAAAAGCATGTAAACTTTAACACAGAAGTACTTCCCCATGATGATCGTTATGTGAAAGTGACAATCCGTGGTGCTTCAAGACAAAATATAGTCAGTATCGTCACTGATATTTTTTCACAAGGAAAGGTGGATGTGTTAATAGGGACAACAGCGCTACTTGGAGAAGGCTGGGACGCTCCTAGCGTGAATACCCTCATTCTCGCTTCATATGTTGGTACATTTATGCTAACGAACCAGATGCGGGGGCGTGCTATTCGCACGGAACAAGGTAACCCTGAGAAAGCGGCAAATATTTGGCATTTAGTCTGTGTAGACTCAAATACTGGAGATGGTGGTCATGATTACTATTCGTTAATACGGCGATTTCGTTCCTTGAAAGGGCTTGATGAAGAATTGCCTCTCATCAGTACGGGAATCAATCGATTAAGATTTCCAGATTCTCGTTTTGATCAAAACGCGATCGAATTGAATAATCAGGAAATGGCAAGAAGGGCATCGAATCGAAGCCGTCTGATGGACCGATGGCAAGAGGCTGTTCAACAAGGAAAAGCGAAACGAGAAGAGGTTCAGGTAGACAAATCCTTTATTCCACGTCCCTTTGTTTTTCACAACACTGTAAAGTCATTACTCATTATCACTCTTTTAATTATGGCCGATAGTTTGCGAGCGATTGGTGAAGGGCCGCGTTATTCTAATTTGAGTCAATTGGGGTTGGCCTTACTGATTGTGCTCAGTATAGGGGTCGTCTTATCTTCCCCATTCTGGTGGAGGGCGCTCCGAATTATCTGGTTTAATAAGTCAATCGAATCTAGTATGAAACAAGTAGGGATTGCCATCTATCATTCCCTCTATGATACTGGAATGATAAGTACTCCCCCATCTCAAAATATCATTCATGTCCATGAGATGCCAGGGGGATTCCTAAAATGTTCTCTTGAACACGGTAGCACGCATGAACAAATACTGTTTTTTCAAAGTCTTCAAGAAGTCGTGGATCCAATCGATAATCCACGATATATCATTCACCGGCAGTCTGGGAAGAGATTTTGGGTGCGTCACGATTACCATGCAGTGCCTCACGAGATCGGACGTAAAAAAGAAAGTGCTGAAATCCTACTAAACTACTGGCAAAAGAAAGTAGGAAAAGCTGAACTAGTTTTCACACGGACACCAGAAGGACGCAAATTATTGTTGAAAGCAAGAATGCGAGCGATGTCCAGTAAATTTGTAAGTCGTTCTGAACGAATTAGCGTTTGGAAATAA
- a CDS encoding SET domain-containing protein, with the protein MIEIKKSPTSEGEFNRGVFATHDIAKGTLIHEAPVLPYPNEQHQLIEHTVLADYVFEYGENHCAIILGYGMLFNHAYEPNATYEINFDKHTFDYYAYTDIKAGDEIFINYNGDVDDKELLWFHRK; encoded by the coding sequence ATGATTGAGATAAAAAAATCCCCCACTAGTGAAGGTGAATTTAATAGAGGTGTATTTGCAACACACGATATAGCAAAAGGGACACTCATCCATGAAGCGCCAGTTCTTCCTTATCCAAATGAGCAGCATCAATTAATAGAACATACAGTTCTTGCAGATTATGTATTCGAATACGGGGAAAACCACTGCGCTATAATCTTAGGTTACGGCATGCTTTTTAACCATGCATATGAGCCAAATGCCACATATGAAATTAACTTTGACAAGCACACATTTGATTACTATGCCTACACAGACATTAAAGCAGGAGATGAAATATTCATCAATTATAATGGTGATGTCGATGACAAAGAACTATTATGGTTTCATCGAAAGTGA
- a CDS encoding YesL family protein: MNGSKVVNIVEVFFTWITRIVYLNVLWILFTLMGLVVAGLSPATMATISVARKWLLGDTDFSVWKTFKRFYSGSFFVSNMAGWIIATVGALLYLNYTILVSLGDEVFFLVPFAFYLIVFLFSMMAVWVFPLYCHYEGGLKQHLKNALIIGIGKLHYTLSIWVLLFFIVYISLELPGIIPFFMFSMIGVCWTWITMTVLNKLDEGKQGRFSLAERSP, encoded by the coding sequence ATGAATGGCAGTAAAGTTGTAAATATCGTTGAAGTATTCTTCACATGGATCACGAGAATTGTCTATTTAAATGTGCTTTGGATACTGTTCACTTTGATGGGACTCGTGGTAGCTGGCTTGTCCCCAGCTACCATGGCTACAATAAGTGTGGCCAGGAAATGGTTGTTAGGAGACACGGATTTCTCTGTTTGGAAAACCTTTAAGAGGTTTTATTCTGGAAGTTTCTTCGTTTCAAATATGGCTGGATGGATCATTGCCACTGTTGGAGCACTCCTATATTTAAACTACACTATTCTCGTTAGTTTAGGTGATGAGGTCTTTTTCCTCGTTCCATTTGCCTTTTATCTCATTGTGTTTTTATTTTCAATGATGGCTGTTTGGGTATTTCCTTTATATTGTCATTATGAAGGCGGGCTGAAGCAGCATTTAAAAAACGCCCTTATCATTGGAATTGGAAAGTTGCATTACACACTATCCATCTGGGTGTTATTGTTCTTCATTGTATATATTTCGTTAGAACTGCCAGGGATCATCCCATTTTTCATGTTTAGCATGATTGGTGTGTGCTGGACATGGATTACAATGACCGTGTTAAACAAGTTAGATGAAGGCAAACAGGGACGGTTCTCATTAGCCGAAAGATCGCCCTAA
- a CDS encoding carbohydrate ABC transporter permease — MYKDHKVYKWLINLSLTIVCLIALFPLISLIISSFRPSSELIRRGITFNVNISDFSLANYNYIFVQAPEYWQWYMNSLIISGLTIVLSLFFSSIVGYALAVYNFKGRNLIFLFVLFIIMVPFEILMLPLYQLMVDLQLINTYTSILLPLIVAPIAVFFFRQYALGLPKELMDAARIDGCTEYGIFFRIMMPLMLPSFAAMAILQGLTSWNNFLWPLLVVRSNDMFTLPIGLASLLTPYGNNYDILIAGSVLTVIPIVILFIFFQRYFVAGLTTGGVKG, encoded by the coding sequence ATGTATAAAGACCATAAAGTTTATAAATGGCTCATAAATCTATCCCTTACCATTGTATGTCTCATTGCATTATTTCCATTAATCAGTTTAATTATCTCCTCTTTTCGACCGTCGTCAGAATTGATTAGAAGGGGTATCACTTTTAACGTAAATATTAGCGATTTTTCTCTTGCAAACTATAACTATATTTTTGTCCAAGCACCTGAATATTGGCAATGGTATATGAACAGTTTGATTATTTCAGGTTTAACAATCGTGTTATCGTTATTCTTCTCCTCCATTGTCGGCTATGCATTAGCAGTATACAATTTCAAAGGAAGAAACTTAATCTTTTTATTTGTACTGTTCATTATCATGGTTCCATTTGAAATCTTAATGCTACCACTCTATCAATTAATGGTTGATTTACAGCTAATCAATACGTATACGAGTATCCTCCTCCCATTAATTGTTGCACCCATTGCTGTATTTTTCTTCAGACAATATGCACTTGGCCTACCTAAAGAATTAATGGATGCTGCGAGAATAGACGGTTGTACGGAATACGGCATATTCTTCAGAATCATGATGCCTTTAATGCTCCCTTCCTTTGCTGCAATGGCTATTCTACAAGGATTAACGAGCTGGAATAACTTCTTATGGCCGCTTTTAGTAGTCCGGTCTAACGATATGTTTACATTGCCAATTGGTTTAGCCTCTCTCTTGACGCCTTACGGAAACAACTATGATATCTTGATTGCAGGATCCGTCTTGACGGTCATCCCAATCGTTATCCTGTTTATCTTTTTCCAACGATACTTTGTTGCCGGCTTAACGACAGGTGGTGTGAAAGGGTAA
- a CDS encoding carbohydrate ABC transporter permease: MSDTSATSKNKQNKILKFLNSKKVVPYVLVSPFILSFLVLTLYPTIQAFIMSFQTILPGQVTFVGLSNYDRIFNPTFYKALQNTTIYMILTVFILVSVPILLAILLDSKITKFKTIFRSALFIPSLTSVIVAGVIFRLVFAESDTAVANQVLGFFGVDPVNWRYNSWSAMFLMVTLASWRWMGVNVLYFLAGLQNIPKELYESAEIDGANVFHKFKNITLPFLKPIIIFVSTISIIAGFRMFEESYVFWETSSPGNIGLTLVGYLYQQGIQQNDMGFGAAIGVVILIIVFVVSLIQLLLTGAFKRSDV, from the coding sequence ATGTCTGATACATCCGCAACGAGTAAGAACAAACAAAACAAAATACTGAAATTCCTGAATTCAAAGAAAGTCGTTCCTTATGTGCTTGTATCTCCATTCATATTATCGTTTTTAGTTTTGACTTTATATCCAACAATACAAGCGTTCATCATGAGTTTTCAAACTATACTGCCAGGTCAAGTCACCTTCGTTGGATTGTCAAACTACGATCGAATATTTAACCCTACTTTTTATAAAGCATTGCAAAATACAACTATTTATATGATATTAACGGTTTTCATTCTAGTTTCCGTTCCAATCCTTTTAGCTATTTTATTAGATTCAAAAATAACGAAGTTTAAAACTATTTTTCGCTCTGCTCTATTCATTCCATCCCTGACATCCGTTATTGTGGCCGGGGTTATCTTCAGACTAGTATTTGCTGAATCAGACACAGCAGTAGCAAACCAAGTATTAGGATTCTTTGGTGTCGATCCAGTCAATTGGCGATATAACAGTTGGTCTGCCATGTTCTTAATGGTCACGTTAGCTTCATGGCGTTGGATGGGCGTTAACGTATTATACTTTTTAGCTGGACTGCAAAATATTCCTAAGGAGTTATACGAATCAGCTGAAATTGATGGGGCAAATGTTTTTCATAAATTTAAGAATATAACATTACCTTTTTTAAAACCAATCATTATCTTTGTTTCTACAATTAGTATTATCGCTGGCTTCAGAATGTTTGAAGAAAGCTATGTTTTCTGGGAAACGAGCTCGCCAGGTAATATCGGTTTAACGCTCGTCGGGTATTTATATCAGCAAGGGATTCAACAAAATGATATGGGATTCGGTGCTGCAATAGGTGTCGTGATCTTGATTATCGTATTTGTCGTAAGTTTGATTCAGTTGCTGCTGACAGGCGCGTTTAAGAGGAGTGATGTGTAA
- a CDS encoding ABC transporter substrate-binding protein: MKKLLFLSLVAFLIVVLAACGGDSDDTAGGEADEVDTVGTDLEDATELTFWTFAGTHADFFTSAAERWNEEYPDRAIAFTAETYPFDQMHNNLLLALQSGSGAPDMVDIEIARFPNFLQGDIQLEPLNDLIEGELDKFITERLDIYGKDGTYYGAPTHLGATVVYYNTEIMDEAGVDIDSIVTWDDYMEAGKQVVDATGIPMTTIADGWYGFWPYVTQRHSDFFDENGELILDNDINIQTLEFINQMVNEDGIAEMTPGGNYHSEEFYGFMNDGGQASLVIPMFYMKDFTTYMEDLDGKIEIRPMPIWDDSDARTVGMGGTGTAVTNQSENIELAKDFLYFAKLSEEGNIHLWTELGFDPPRWDVWDAPEVREDNIYYQFFHDDIFDILLDIRDDVASVNITEHTPDVLDEIDTNIMHNAIREQSKTPEEALREAAERVRSSMD, encoded by the coding sequence ATGAAGAAGTTATTGTTTCTTAGTTTAGTAGCTTTCCTTATTGTTGTTTTAGCCGCATGTGGTGGTGATAGCGATGACACTGCAGGTGGAGAAGCAGACGAAGTAGATACTGTAGGTACTGATTTAGAAGATGCAACGGAATTAACGTTCTGGACATTTGCAGGGACACACGCTGATTTCTTTACAAGCGCAGCAGAGCGTTGGAACGAAGAGTATCCAGATCGGGCAATTGCCTTTACTGCTGAAACATATCCTTTTGATCAAATGCATAACAACCTGTTGCTAGCATTACAGTCTGGCTCAGGAGCTCCAGACATGGTTGATATTGAGATAGCAAGGTTCCCTAACTTTTTGCAAGGGGATATACAGTTAGAGCCTTTAAATGACTTAATTGAAGGTGAACTAGATAAATTCATCACGGAAAGATTAGATATTTACGGAAAAGACGGCACCTATTACGGGGCACCAACTCACCTTGGGGCAACGGTTGTCTATTACAACACAGAGATTATGGATGAAGCAGGTGTAGATATTGACTCCATCGTGACATGGGACGACTATATGGAAGCAGGGAAACAAGTCGTCGATGCGACAGGGATTCCAATGACAACAATCGCTGATGGCTGGTATGGATTCTGGCCTTATGTCACGCAAAGACACTCCGACTTCTTTGATGAAAATGGGGAATTAATTTTAGATAACGATATCAATATTCAAACATTAGAATTCATTAATCAAATGGTGAATGAAGATGGTATTGCTGAAATGACACCAGGAGGAAACTATCATTCAGAAGAATTTTATGGCTTTATGAATGACGGAGGTCAAGCATCATTAGTGATCCCGATGTTTTACATGAAAGACTTTACTACCTACATGGAAGATTTAGATGGAAAAATAGAGATTAGACCGATGCCAATTTGGGACGATTCTGATGCTAGAACTGTAGGTATGGGTGGTACTGGTACAGCTGTTACAAACCAATCTGAAAACATTGAGCTCGCAAAAGACTTTCTATACTTTGCGAAACTATCCGAGGAAGGGAATATCCACCTATGGACGGAGCTCGGTTTCGACCCACCACGCTGGGACGTATGGGATGCACCTGAAGTAAGGGAGGATAATATTTACTATCAATTCTTCCACGATGACATTTTTGATATTTTACTAGACATTCGCGATGATGTGGCAAGTGTCAACATTACAGAACACACACCAGATGTACTCGACGAGATCGATACGAACATCATGCACAATGCTATCCGTGAACAGTCTAAAACTCCAGAGGAAGCACTTCGGGAAGCCGCTGAAAGAGTGAGATCTTCAATGGATTAA